The DNA segment ATATGTCTAATCCGATGACAGTCAACGAATGACCGGATCCTCAAATGTCTCTGTGCTATGGCAGCGATCACAGTGACGACCAAAGCCGCCGCGGTGAATGTCATCCCCCCGATGACAGCCATAACAATGGTTAGCGGATTGTTTATGTTCTGTTAGATCCTTCCGATGGCACTTGTCGCAGTAGATTTCACTATGCTTGCCCTCCAGCGGAAAGTCGGTCTGAGTATCATGATCAAAGGTCCACAACAACCAGGAATTCGGATTGTGGCAGCTACCGCACTTCTCCCCCATGCGACCCTCGTGGGGTTCATCGGCTTCATGACATGAGAGACAGGCAGATTCAGTTTGTTGGAATTCGGCATTCAAATGACAGGATTCACAGGTAGTTACACTATGAATACCTATCAGCGGGAAACGGGTGATGTCATGCTCGAAAAAGAGCTTAACGTTCCAGCCCAGTTCATTATGACAATAACCGCAGTCTTCACCCAGTTCATTCTTGTGTACATCGATAGCCCGATGACAGGTGATGCATTCAGCTTCTTTAAGATCGTCCATCTCAACGCTGCGATGACAGGCGGAACAGACCAGATCCTCATGCTTGCCCTTTAATGGAAATTCAGTGTCCTTGCCATGGTCGAACTTCACTTTGGTCCAACTCTCTGCAGAATGGCAATCCTGACACTTCTCACCATTGCGCCCTTTGTGCACATCATCCTTTTCATGACATGAAAAGCAGCTCTTGGGTAGCTGTTTCTCAAATGGACCCTGTTTATGGCAGGTATCGCAGGGAACATCCTTATGCCTGCCCTCGAGGGGGAATTTGGTATCCGCTCTATGGTCGAAATCCAGCTCCTTCCACTCTTCAGTACTGTGGCACTTGGCGCATACCTTGCCATAACGTCCATTGTGCGCGTCGTTGATCAGATGGCAGCCAACACACTCTTTAGGCGTGTTCTTGTAGTGATCACTGGCATGACACAATTTACAGTCCAGCTCCCTGTGCTTGCCAGTCAGCGGGTATTCCGTATCCAGATCATGGTCGAAGGATTGCTTACTCCAGCTCTTTTCGCTATGGCAGGTATCGCACTCCTCACCAAGCTTACCCTGGTGGGCATCATCTGATTCATGGCAGTCGAAGCATAGTGAAGGGGCTTGACTATATTTCTTATAATCCTGGGTATGACAGAGTTTACACGTCAGGCTGGTGTGGGCCCCCTTGAGGATGAAATCGGTTTGGCTGTGATCGAAGGATTCGCTATCCAGATTGACGATATCGCGCTCCCGGCCCTTGTGTTCCGTATGACATCGCTTACATTCTTGCACCTGTTCAGGGTCTAGCCTGCCATGAAAACCCTCGCCCTGTTTGATATCTTCGGCGACATCACTGTGATCATGACAGGAGAGACAACGCTCCACCTGATCCGCTTTCTTCAATGTCTCATGACAGCTTTCGCACTTTTCCTCAAACTCGGCATGACCGGAGATGACCGGACCAGGCATGAGAATAAGATCAAGCTTCCCAGCCATCACAGGATTAGTCGCTAAAAGCATGAGTAGACATAAACAAAAGGCGTGGTAGCCATTTCGAATCATCACGAAATCAGGATATGATCGTCTATTAATCAGTATGCATGGACTGCATAGACATGCACAAAACCGGTGATCACCATCATAATGAACAGCGGCATATGCAGCAGATGCCAGATAGCGAAGAGCCTCTCGTAGAAATGTAGCTCCAGAACCTGCCGAAGTATACTGCGATGTGCAAGCAACATACGCCGAATGCGCAATTGCTTGCGGCGTACCTTAGCCCTGTTCCACCCCTTTAGGTGGCCTGCAGCGAGAAGCTTTTTATTCAACTCGCGCATTACAGTGGGGTATATCCGGGCAGACATGATGCGCATTTTGAACCAGTGTTTGGCACTGGCAATCGGTCCCTTTGGCGATTCCATGACCAATTTCTCATACTGTTTCATGGTCTCCTTCGCCTTGGGTTGGAGTTCGAAAAGAGGACCGAGCTTCTTCTTCAGCTCCTTCGAATCTGCATGCAGGGATGAGAAAGTCGCCTTTTTACCATACAAACCGTAGTGGATTCGGGTATAGAAATAGCGGCCGAAGAGCCCGCTGATCGCTACAATCAGCATACTGTACAGGGCCACCTGACCGTTTAGGGACCCGATATGGAAGCTCGAATGCATCATGATCAGTACCGGGCCCAACACCCCGAATACCATGTGCAGGCGAAACCAGAATTTTACTGTCAGCCAATTATTCATGAAATGGAGTCGTTTGCGCATTGGATAGAGCAGCAGCATCAACATCAGGCTGCCCCCCACAATGCCGAACCAGTAGCCCCAGCCCGATTCCGCTGTCCAGACCGCCTCAGTATGGTTTAGCCAGCCCATATAGAGCAAAAGCATGGAAAACAGGGTAAACCCTAGGGTTGTTATGAGGCCTGTTCGACGCTGCCATGCGGAGAGAAACCTATCCATGCTTGTCTCATTAACGCTGGCCGGAATTGCGGCTGTATTCATCAAATCACCTGTAACTCTGGTATAAAATCAAACACTTATTCACAATTATTATTGAGTTGAATCTTATGCTCAGCCTCAATTTAGTATATGTTGCTATCTTATGTTGGGACAATTTTCCCATCTATGAATGACTTCACAAAAACAAACTCTGGCAACATTTATGTTTTCGGCAGATAGACCGAAATTATGAATAAGTGTGTAGAATCCTGGGATTCTATTACCTCAAAATGTGAACTATGGCACTCACTGTAAAATATCGAGTGTAAACAGGAAGATGCAGTATTCCTTAGAACTCTACATGATATATGCAATACCCATAATTCTGGTATGGGGAATCTATGTCATCTACACCAAGCGAAAGAGCAAACGCAACCTGGCACTGAAGACGGAGGAGTTCGAGGCCGGTCTGACCGAGCCTGCTTCCCTGCATCCCTTGATCGATCCGGGTAAGTGCATGGGGTGCGGCACCTGTGTCAAGGCCTGCCCTGAGCAGGCAAACCATCCGGTTCTCGGCCTGATCGATAACAAGGCGGAACTGATCGCCCCAACCAACTGCATTGGCCATGGGGCCTGTAAGACCGCCTGTCCCTTCGATGCCATTACCCTGGTATTTGGTACCGAAAAACGTGGTGTGGACATCCCGCTCCTGAAGCCTAATTTCGAGACCAGTATGCCGGGCATCTACATCGCTGGGGAGCTTGGCGGCATGGGGCTTATCAGAAATGCCATCGAACAGGGCTACAAGGCACTGGACTATATTGCCGAGGGGCTTACAAAGGCGGATTCCGCACCGCTGGATGTCTTCATCGTAGGCGCCGGGCCATCTGGCTTCTGCGCTTCCTTGAGAGCCATGGAGAAAAAACTGAAATACAAGACGGTTGAGCAGGAATCCCTGGGAGGCACCGTATTTCAATTTCCCAGGGGTAAACTGGTGATGACCGCTCCAGTGAAAATGCCAATGGTCGGTGAGGTAAAATTCACTGAAACAACCAAAGAGAAACTGTTGAGTTTCTGGCAGGACGTAGAGAACAAAACCCAGGTTAAAATCAATTATCACGAGCGGGTGGAGAAGATTTCACCCAGTGACAAGGGAGGATATGAGGTCAAAACCAATAAAGACGTCTATCATACCCGTACGGTGTTACTCACCATCGGCAGGCGTGGTACCCCCAGGAAGCTCGGCGTGCCGGGAGAGGACCTGAGTAAGATCACCTATCGACTCATCGACCCTGAGCAGTACAGGAATCAGCATGTTCTTATCGTCGGCGGTGGTGACAGTGCCTTGGAAGCGGCCCACAGCATTGCCGATGAACCGGGAACCACGGTAACCCTCTCCTATCGGAGTGGCGCTTTCAGTCGTGCTAAAAAGAAAAACAGGGCGAAAGTGGATGCCGCTGTGGACGCGGGTAGAATTAATCTGCTGCTCAGCTCGAATGTGGTTGAATTCACCCCTGAGAAGGTGACCATCGACAAAGGCGGAGACAAGATTGAGATACCCAACGATGCAGCTATCATATGTGCCGGTGGCATCCTACCAACAGGCTTCCTTAAAGAGACAGGAATCGATGTGGAAACCAAACATGGCACAGCGTAGAAGAGATAGCAGGAGCGCCCCCATGCGACCAATTGCGGTATGTCTGCTGACCTTACTGCTGTTCCAGTTTCCGCTACAGCTCCATGCAGCGACCCATGAAGAGGCGGAAGCGGCAGTTCGCATACGCAACTTCACCAAGGCGGCAGAGATCTATCAGGACCTCGCCCAGCAAGGTGATCAGGACGCACAATTTGCCCTGGGCGGGCTTTACCGTTCCGGTCGTGGCGTAAAAAAGGACCCGGCCAAGGCCTATCAATGGTTTCTCCAGGCGGCCAATCAAGAGCATGTGGAAGCGCAATATACAACAGGTACCATGTATGAACACGGCTGGGGGGTTAAAGCTGACCTAGTGACTGCCACGGACTGGTACCAGAAGGCCGCCTTCCACGGACATAAACTGGCGGAAAAAAAACTCGAACACCTGGCAACCTCATCTCCCACAGACGGCCTGAATGACCAGCAAATAACCGAGCTGTTCAATCGCGCGGCGGCCGCGGGTAAGACAGTCACCATTAAACGCATGCTCACCAGTGGCATTTCACCGGATACCCGGGATGAGTTCAGCCGCAGCGCACTCCATGAGGCGGCCATCAACAACCGTCAGGAGGTTGTGGAACTGTTGCTTGCCGCCGGTGCCAATCCCAATAGTAGCGACAGCCTGGGTGATACCCCTCTGCATTCTGCTTCCGGTCTGGGGCATGCCTCCATCGTACGCAGCCTGATCAAGGCTGGTGCCAAACTCGAAACCAATGATGCCAACAACAACACACCGCTATTGGTTGCAACCAACAGAAAACAGGCGCAGACGGTTGAAGCACTGATCCGCGGCGGCGCCAGAGTAAATGCGAAAAATCGCAATAAACAAACATCACTGGATCTGGCCGTACTACGCAAATATCACGTCATCGCCAAAAAGTTGAAGGCTGCTGGCGGTATAGCCACCCAGACTAAAAACTTAAGAAGCGAGTTTCCCGACCTGGCCAAGGTTAGTCAATCGGTGATGCCATCGAGAAACAAGGCAAACGAAGAGAGAAATCCTTTTGCCGGTTGGAGTACTCTTCACCTGGCCGCATGGCGGGGTCAGATGCCGCTTATTGAAGCCTTGTTGAAAGAGGGCTCCGACATAAACGGTCTAGATCCCGAAGGACTTACCCCGCTTAGCCGTAGTGTCTGGCAAGGACACAATGAAGTGGTCACACTGCTGCTTGAGAAAGGCGCCAATCCCAATCTTTCATCCGCAGCAAGTCCTACACCGATCATGCTCGCAAGTAGAGAGAACAACCTGGAGTTGGCACGACAACTGATCGAACACAAAGCAGCCGTCAATGTCACGGGTGAAAACAGCGTCACTCCCCTGCATATGGCTGTGGAACACAAAAATCCGGCGCTTGTGGAACTGCTGCTGACACAAGACGCTGATACAAACAAAGCAACCGATGACGGCATCACACCTTTGATACTGGCGGTTGCCAAACAGGAACCTAAGATTGTCAGTATGTTGCTGAAGCAAGGTGCCGCCGTCGATCAGGCTGACGATAAAGACAGGACACCGCTTTATCATGCAATTGACGCCGGCAACAAGAACATATTCCATCTGCTTATAAGTTCAGGCGCAAAGATCGACCTACA comes from the Candidatus Thiodiazotropha sp. CDECU1 genome and includes:
- a CDS encoding cytochrome c3 family protein; the protein is MPGPVISGHAEFEEKCESCHETLKKADQVERCLSCHDHSDVAEDIKQGEGFHGRLDPEQVQECKRCHTEHKGRERDIVNLDSESFDHSQTDFILKGAHTSLTCKLCHTQDYKKYSQAPSLCFDCHESDDAHQGKLGEECDTCHSEKSWSKQSFDHDLDTEYPLTGKHRELDCKLCHASDHYKNTPKECVGCHLINDAHNGRYGKVCAKCHSTEEWKELDFDHRADTKFPLEGRHKDVPCDTCHKQGPFEKQLPKSCFSCHEKDDVHKGRNGEKCQDCHSAESWTKVKFDHGKDTEFPLKGKHEDLVCSACHRSVEMDDLKEAECITCHRAIDVHKNELGEDCGYCHNELGWNVKLFFEHDITRFPLIGIHSVTTCESCHLNAEFQQTESACLSCHEADEPHEGRMGEKCGSCHNPNSWLLWTFDHDTQTDFPLEGKHSEIYCDKCHRKDLTEHKQSANHCYGCHRGDDIHRGGFGRHCDRCHSTETFEDPVIR
- a CDS encoding NAD(P)-binding domain-containing protein yields the protein MQYSLELYMIYAIPIILVWGIYVIYTKRKSKRNLALKTEEFEAGLTEPASLHPLIDPGKCMGCGTCVKACPEQANHPVLGLIDNKAELIAPTNCIGHGACKTACPFDAITLVFGTEKRGVDIPLLKPNFETSMPGIYIAGELGGMGLIRNAIEQGYKALDYIAEGLTKADSAPLDVFIVGAGPSGFCASLRAMEKKLKYKTVEQESLGGTVFQFPRGKLVMTAPVKMPMVGEVKFTETTKEKLLSFWQDVENKTQVKINYHERVEKISPSDKGGYEVKTNKDVYHTRTVLLTIGRRGTPRKLGVPGEDLSKITYRLIDPEQYRNQHVLIVGGGDSALEAAHSIADEPGTTVTLSYRSGAFSRAKKKNRAKVDAAVDAGRINLLLSSNVVEFTPEKVTIDKGGDKIEIPNDAAIICAGGILPTGFLKETGIDVETKHGTA
- a CDS encoding ankyrin repeat domain-containing protein, with product MRPIAVCLLTLLLFQFPLQLHAATHEEAEAAVRIRNFTKAAEIYQDLAQQGDQDAQFALGGLYRSGRGVKKDPAKAYQWFLQAANQEHVEAQYTTGTMYEHGWGVKADLVTATDWYQKAAFHGHKLAEKKLEHLATSSPTDGLNDQQITELFNRAAAAGKTVTIKRMLTSGISPDTRDEFSRSALHEAAINNRQEVVELLLAAGANPNSSDSLGDTPLHSASGLGHASIVRSLIKAGAKLETNDANNNTPLLVATNRKQAQTVEALIRGGARVNAKNRNKQTSLDLAVLRKYHVIAKKLKAAGGIATQTKNLRSEFPDLAKVSQSVMPSRNKANEERNPFAGWSTLHLAAWRGQMPLIEALLKEGSDINGLDPEGLTPLSRSVWQGHNEVVTLLLEKGANPNLSSAASPTPIMLASRENNLELARQLIEHKAAVNVTGENSVTPLHMAVEHKNPALVELLLTQDADTNKATDDGITPLILAVAKQEPKIVSMLLKQGAAVDQADDKDRTPLYHAIDAGNKNIFHLLISSGAKIDLHAKDGLTPMMRAASFGHAELVNELIQKEQNIDRESNNGNTALMLAAGNGSVYTVDILLRYGPNINHHNHAGNTALMLAAEQGNMEVVKRLLEVKVDAHHLNLRRENAETLARRSGNDEVADYIEKNKGSGGLLDLMR